CGATGCCGCACAAGATGAACACGCGGTCCTGCGAGCGGGTGAACGGGCTGGCCGTGATCATCCGCGGGTACGCGTCGATGACCGGTGAGCTGGCCGGTAACCAGTGGAACGAGGGGGACGTGTTCTGCAGCGTCGTCCGTCGGGTCGCGCTGCCGGATGCGTTCTTCGCGGCGGACGGGCTGTTCCAGACGTTCTTGACGGTGCTGACCGAGTTCGGTGCGTACCCGGCGGTGGTGCAGCGCGAGCTCGACCGCTACCTGCCGTTCCTGGCGACGACGAAGGTGCTGGTAGCGGCCGTGCAGCGCGGGGTGGGCCGGGAGGTCGCGCACGAGGCGATCAAGGAGCACGCGGTGGCGGTGGCGCTGGAGATGCGCGAGAAGGGCGTCGAGCGCAACGATCTGCTGGAGCGGTTGGCGGCGGACGAGCGGTTGCGGCTGGACGCGCCGACGGTGCGGGCACTGGTGGCCGATCCGTCGGCGTTCACCGGGGCGGCGTCGACGCAGGTGGCGACCGTGGCTCAGCGGGTGTCGGAGATCGCCGCCCGGCACCCGGGGGCGGCGACGTACACGCCGGGAGAGATCTTGTAGCGATGTGTGGGCGTGCGGGCTAGGCCGCGGCGGCGGCTTCGAGGGCCCAGCGCATGCGCGGGACCGCGGTCTCCGGGTGGTCGCCGAACTCGGCGGCCAGCCGCTGGGCGCAGCCGGACTCGCCACCGAAGCGCTCGAGGCTGGTCTCGATCGCGGCCTCGACCTGCGCCGAGCTGCAGGCGTCGGACGGCTGCAGCGCGCTGACGAACAGCGCTTCGGCCTTCATCGTGAGCGTCATGGTTCCCCCTGCCGGTGGTGCCTCCCCCGAGGCGATGACGCAACCATCCGGGCCCGCAGGAGCACCCCCGGTCGCAGCTCGGGAGCGGCTCGGGTGCCCGTCACCCTGTGGTCGCGGAGGCCCTCCGGCGCTGGAAGACTGACCCCATGTCATGGGTCCGGAACGGCGCGGCCGCGTTCCTCGTCGTCGTCGGTCTCTCGGTGATCGTCTTCGTGCTGTTCGCGCCGCCGAAGGACCCGCCTCCGTACACGAGCCCGCCCGGGTTCGACGACGCGGCGACCGCGTCGCCCTCGGCTCAGCCGGCCGCGCTCTTCGTCGGCGACGACTACGCCGCCGGCACCAGGAACGACGGCCCCTCCGGCTCGGACGACGAGGCGACGTTCGCCCGCCTGACCGCCGACGCGCTCGGCTGGGCGGCCAACGTCGATGCGCAGAACGGCACCGGCTATCTCGTCAAGGCCGGCACCGGCACGGCGCCGTTCGCTGGGCGTCTGGCGTCGGACAAGAAGGCGTTCACCGCCGACTACGTGATCATCTCGGGCGGACGCCACGACCTCGACCAGTCGACCGGCGAATTACCCGACGGCTACGAGAACGCCGTCCGCGCCTACCTCCGTGACGTCCGGATCGCCTACCCGAAGGCCAAAGTCGTCGCGCTGGCGCCGTTCTGGCCGGGCACCGACCCGCCCGAGGCGCTCGTCGACGCGCGGCTCGTCGTCAAGGAGGCGGCCGCCGCGACCGGCGTCGTCTACGTGAACACCCAGGGCTGGGTGTCCGAATCCGGGATCGGACCGGACGGGTCGCACCCGACCGCCGCGGGGCAGAAGGCCATCGCGCAGCGTCTGGAGGAGGCGCTGCAGCGGTTCACCAGGTCCGTGGCCTCGCCCTCGCCGTCGGTGTCACCCAGTTCCTGACCGGTCGCCGAGCGGCGGAGGCGGGACGTCGGTCGCACGGCGCATCATCTCGAGACCGGTCAGGTACGGGACGCACTCCCAGTTCGTGTGGCAGATCGGGCACTCGGGTGAATCGCCGTCCGGCAGGTGCGCGGTGCGTAACTCGTAGCCGGCGAGCCAGAGCTCCGCGTCGGTCGGCGACTCCGGCCGGCTCACCCCGTGGAGGTGGGGCTCGGCGGCCGGGGCCCGGCCGGACGGGGACGGCCCGGTCTCGGGCGCGTGGTGCTGGCGCCGTGCGGACGTGACTGGGTGCCCTCGCGGGAGACGGCCGACATTCATCCTCCGATCGCCCTCATTCGGGACGGAGCGGGGGAGCCGTGCGACGTCGTCGGCGCCCGGCCCCCTACACCGAGGATGCCGGTTTACCGTGTTCGACTTCAAGAAATTGCGAGAAATACACTTCAGTAGCCCGGGATGGGGTTGGGATTTTCTCCGCCTTTAGCAACCATCTGACTCTCCAGCGCAATACCGGGCGGTGCTGGGTCGTTCAGTGTGGACCTGGGGGGAATCGTGAAGCTCACTTTCCGTGGTACGAACAGCTCGAGCGGCTCGTGTCCATCCGTCTACGAGACCGATCGCGGAACCCTGGTCGTCCAGGGTTGGCGCGTCACCGACCGGGAAGCCATAGCTGCGCTGGCCGCGCGGGGACTCCCGGCGCACGAGACCGCAGTCGAGATCCCCTTGGAGCTGTTGGGTTACTTCCCCGGCTCTTTGGGGTCTTTTCCGCCTGACCCGTGAGATCGCCGAGCCCTCTCGAGGCAGTGGGAGACCACTGAGGACGGAGGGGCAGGCAAAGGCGGTGGTCGGTGTCCGGACGGGCGGACCCCGACCGTTACCCTTCGGCGAGGAGGGATCACCGGTTCCGTGGCCAAGCCCCATGACGCTCTGCGCGTGTTCGGATTGCAACTGCGCCAAGTGCGCGAAGATGCCGGTCTCACCGGGCGAGCGGTTGCCGATCGCACCGGTTGGCCGCATTCCAAGGTGTCCAAACTCGAGCGCGGTCAGCAGACCGCCACGAGATCCGATGTGGACGCCTGGGTGGCCGCCACCGGCGCCGGCTCGGACGACGCCGAGCGGCTGCAGGTCGCGCTGCAGCA
This is a stretch of genomic DNA from Cryptosporangium phraense. It encodes these proteins:
- a CDS encoding SGNH/GDSL hydrolase family protein, with amino-acid sequence MSWVRNGAAAFLVVVGLSVIVFVLFAPPKDPPPYTSPPGFDDAATASPSAQPAALFVGDDYAAGTRNDGPSGSDDEATFARLTADALGWAANVDAQNGTGYLVKAGTGTAPFAGRLASDKKAFTADYVIISGGRHDLDQSTGELPDGYENAVRAYLRDVRIAYPKAKVVALAPFWPGTDPPEALVDARLVVKEAAAATGVVYVNTQGWVSESGIGPDGSHPTAAGQKAIAQRLEEALQRFTRSVASPSPSVSPSS